Proteins from one Lonchura striata isolate bLonStr1 chromosome 6, bLonStr1.mat, whole genome shotgun sequence genomic window:
- the ABCD4 gene encoding lysosomal cobalamin transporter ABCD4 isoform X3, whose protein sequence is MPGEERAGSRLDGLFLRRFLRLLAVLFPGWPSPSALMFLTLLGVALLEQLVIYQVGIIPSQYYEVLGKKDFSGFKTLTAVAVTLIIVNSTLKSFDQFICNMMYVNWRKSLTEYLHSCYFQGQVYYSLLVLREDIDNPDQRISQDVERFCRQLSSMVSKLVISPFTLAYYTYQCFHSTGWLGPVSIFGYFVIGTMINKVLMSPIVSKLVQQEKLEGDFRFKHMQIRVNAEPAAFYRAGRVEHMRTNRRLQSLLKTQRELIGKELWLYIGINTFDYLGSILSYVVIAIPIFSGVYGDLSPTELSSLVSKNAFVSIYLIGCFSQLIDLSSTVTDIAGYTHRIGELQETLLSLGRKKNGNYSEAKTSWDLDGSHSGEDPVPSDTAFLLERVTLSVPSSDKLLIKDLSLRISQGNSVMIVGNTGTGKTSLLRVLGGLWESTRGSIRMMTCFGPRGVVFLPQRPFFTDGSLREQVIYPLKEIYPLSGSADDERIVRFLELAGLTDLLARTGGLDEQVDWNWYDILSPGEMQRLSFARLFYLQPKYAVLDEATSALTEEVEHELYRMCLQLGMTLISVGHRPSLEKFHSWILKLHGEGRWELTRCEKMKRLPSEEGH, encoded by the exons ATGCCGGGCGAGGAGAG GGCTGGATCCCGGCTGGACGGGCTGTTCCTGCGGCGGTTCCTGCGGCTCCTGGCCGTGCTCTTTCCTGGGTGGCCCTCCCCGAGCGCCCTCATGTTCCTGACGCTGCTCGGTGTCGCCTTGCTGG AGCAGCTGGTGATTTACCAGGTCGGCATCATCCCCAGCCAGTACTATGAGGTCCTAGGGAAGAAGGACTTCTCCGGATTCAAAACATTGACTGCCGTTGCTGTGACTCTGATCATTGTGAACTCCACG CTAAAAAGTTTCGACCAGTTTATCTGCAACATGATGTATGTGAACTGGAGGAAATCTCTCACTGAATACCTCCACAGCTGCTACTTCCAAGGCCAGGTCTACTACAGCCTGCTTGTGCTGCGTGAGGACATCGATAACCC GGACCAGCGCATCAGCCAGGATGTGGAGAGGTTCTGCAGGCAGCTCAGCTCCATGGTCAGCAAGCTAGTCATCTCACCCTTCACACTGGCCTACTACACATACCAGTGCTTTCACAG CACAGGCTGGCTAGGCCCAGTGAGCATCTTTGGGTATTTCGTCATTGGGACGATGATTAACAAAGTGTTGATGAGCCCAATTGTGTCTAAACTTGTGCAGCAGGAAAAACTGGAGGGAGATTTCAG GTTCAAGCACATGCAGATTCGTGTCAATGCAGAACCAGCTGCTTTCTACAG GGCTGGGCGAGTGGAGCACATGCGCACAAACCGGCGGCTGCAGAGCCTGCTGAAGACCCAGAGAGAGCTGATAGGCAAGGAGCTGTGGCTATACA TTGGGATCAACACCTTTGATTATTTGGGCAGCATCCTGAGCTACGTGGTCATTGCCATTCCCATCTTTTCTGGTGTCTATGGCGACCTGAGTCCAACAGAGCTCAGTTCCCTTGTCAGCAAG AATGCCTTTGTTTCCATCTACCTCATTGGCTGCTTCAGCCAGCTCATAGATCTTTCCAGCACTGTGACTGATATAGCTGGCTACACACACAG GATTGGCGAACTGCAGGAGACCTTGCTGAGccttggcagaaaaaaaaatggtaactACTCAGAAGCCAAAACCAGTTGGGATTTGGACGG CAGCCATTCTGGCGAGGACCCAGTGCCAAGCGACACAGCTTTTCTTCTGGAGCGAGTGACACTCTCAGTACCATCCTCTGACAAGCTGCTCATCAAGGACTTGAGCCTCAGGATATCTCAAGGAAACAGTGTGATGATTGTGGGAAACACTGGTACAGGGAAGACATCTCTGCTTAGGGTCCTCGGAGGACTCTGGGAGAGCACACGAG GGAGCATCAGGATGATGACCTGCTTTGGCCCCCGAGGAGTGGTGTTCCTACCGCAGAGGCCCTTCTTCACTGATGGAAGCCTGCGTGAGCAG GTGATCTATCCCTTGAAGGAGATCTATCCACTTTCAG GGTCTGCAGATGATGAGAGGATTGTGCGATTTCTGGAGTTGGCTGGGCTG ACAGATTTGCTGGCAAGGACTGGAGGACTGGATGAACAGGTGGACTGGAACTG GTATGACATCCTGTCCCCAGGGGAGATGCAGAGACTCTCATTTGCACGGCTCTTCTACCTCCAGCCAAAATATGCAG TGTTAGATGAAGCCACCAGTGCCTTGACAGAAGAGGTGGAGCATGAGCTGTATCGTATGTGCCTTCAGCTGGGCATGACACTGATCAGTGTGGGACACAGGCCCAGCCTGGAAAAG TTCCACAGTTGGATTTTGAAACTTCATGGGGAGGGAAGATGGGAGCTCACTCGATGTGAGAAGATGAAGCGGCTCCCCTCTGAGGAAGGACACTAA
- the ABCD4 gene encoding lysosomal cobalamin transporter ABCD4 isoform X5 translates to MAGGSGSAKGAGAGGRAGSRLDGLFLRRFLRLLAVLFPGWPSPSALMFLTLLGVALLEQLVIYQVGIIPSQYYEVLGKKDFSGFKTLTAVAVTLIIVNSTLKSFDQFICNMMYVNWRKSLTEYLHSCYFQGQVYYSLLVLREDIDNPDQRISQDVERFCRQLSSMVSKLVISPFTLAYYTYQCFHSTGWLGPVSIFGYFVIGTMINKVLMSPIVSKLVQQEKLEGDFRFKHMQIRVNAEPAAFYRAGRVEHMRTNRRLQSLLKTQRELIGKELWLYIGINTFDYLGSILSYVVIAIPIFSGVYGDLSPTELSSLVSKNAFVSIYLIGCFSQLIDLSSTVTDIAGYTHRIGELQETLLSLGRKKNGNYSEAKTSWDLDGSHSGEDPVPSDTAFLLERVTLSVPSSDKLLIKDLSLRISQGNSVMIVGNTGTGKTSLLRVLGGLWESTRGSIRMMTCFGPRGVVFLPQRPFFTDGSLREQVIYPLKEIYPLSAPSFTSGLNTHCLSLCYMAFSLGSADDERIVRFLELAGLTDLLARTGGLDEQVDWNWYDILSPGEMQRLSFARLFYLQPKYAVLDEATSALTEEVEHELYRMCLQLGMTLISVGHRPSLEKFHSWILKLHGEGRWELTRCEKMKRLPSEEGH, encoded by the exons ATGGCGGGGGGCAGCGGCAGCGCGAAGGGtgccggggccggcgggcg GGCTGGATCCCGGCTGGACGGGCTGTTCCTGCGGCGGTTCCTGCGGCTCCTGGCCGTGCTCTTTCCTGGGTGGCCCTCCCCGAGCGCCCTCATGTTCCTGACGCTGCTCGGTGTCGCCTTGCTGG AGCAGCTGGTGATTTACCAGGTCGGCATCATCCCCAGCCAGTACTATGAGGTCCTAGGGAAGAAGGACTTCTCCGGATTCAAAACATTGACTGCCGTTGCTGTGACTCTGATCATTGTGAACTCCACG CTAAAAAGTTTCGACCAGTTTATCTGCAACATGATGTATGTGAACTGGAGGAAATCTCTCACTGAATACCTCCACAGCTGCTACTTCCAAGGCCAGGTCTACTACAGCCTGCTTGTGCTGCGTGAGGACATCGATAACCC GGACCAGCGCATCAGCCAGGATGTGGAGAGGTTCTGCAGGCAGCTCAGCTCCATGGTCAGCAAGCTAGTCATCTCACCCTTCACACTGGCCTACTACACATACCAGTGCTTTCACAG CACAGGCTGGCTAGGCCCAGTGAGCATCTTTGGGTATTTCGTCATTGGGACGATGATTAACAAAGTGTTGATGAGCCCAATTGTGTCTAAACTTGTGCAGCAGGAAAAACTGGAGGGAGATTTCAG GTTCAAGCACATGCAGATTCGTGTCAATGCAGAACCAGCTGCTTTCTACAG GGCTGGGCGAGTGGAGCACATGCGCACAAACCGGCGGCTGCAGAGCCTGCTGAAGACCCAGAGAGAGCTGATAGGCAAGGAGCTGTGGCTATACA TTGGGATCAACACCTTTGATTATTTGGGCAGCATCCTGAGCTACGTGGTCATTGCCATTCCCATCTTTTCTGGTGTCTATGGCGACCTGAGTCCAACAGAGCTCAGTTCCCTTGTCAGCAAG AATGCCTTTGTTTCCATCTACCTCATTGGCTGCTTCAGCCAGCTCATAGATCTTTCCAGCACTGTGACTGATATAGCTGGCTACACACACAG GATTGGCGAACTGCAGGAGACCTTGCTGAGccttggcagaaaaaaaaatggtaactACTCAGAAGCCAAAACCAGTTGGGATTTGGACGG CAGCCATTCTGGCGAGGACCCAGTGCCAAGCGACACAGCTTTTCTTCTGGAGCGAGTGACACTCTCAGTACCATCCTCTGACAAGCTGCTCATCAAGGACTTGAGCCTCAGGATATCTCAAGGAAACAGTGTGATGATTGTGGGAAACACTGGTACAGGGAAGACATCTCTGCTTAGGGTCCTCGGAGGACTCTGGGAGAGCACACGAG GGAGCATCAGGATGATGACCTGCTTTGGCCCCCGAGGAGTGGTGTTCCTACCGCAGAGGCCCTTCTTCACTGATGGAAGCCTGCGTGAGCAG GTGATCTATCCCTTGAAGGAGATCTATCCACTTTCAG CTCCTTCATTCACAAGTGGCCTCAATACACACTGCCTCTCCTTATGCTATATGGCTTTCTCCCTAGGGTCTGCAGATGATGAGAGGATTGTGCGATTTCTGGAGTTGGCTGGGCTG ACAGATTTGCTGGCAAGGACTGGAGGACTGGATGAACAGGTGGACTGGAACTG GTATGACATCCTGTCCCCAGGGGAGATGCAGAGACTCTCATTTGCACGGCTCTTCTACCTCCAGCCAAAATATGCAG TGTTAGATGAAGCCACCAGTGCCTTGACAGAAGAGGTGGAGCATGAGCTGTATCGTATGTGCCTTCAGCTGGGCATGACACTGATCAGTGTGGGACACAGGCCCAGCCTGGAAAAG TTCCACAGTTGGATTTTGAAACTTCATGGGGAGGGAAGATGGGAGCTCACTCGATGTGAGAAGATGAAGCGGCTCCCCTCTGAGGAAGGACACTAA
- the ABCD4 gene encoding lysosomal cobalamin transporter ABCD4 isoform X1: MAGGSGSAKGAGAGGRAGSRLDGLFLRRFLRLLAVLFPGWPSPSALMFLTLLGVALLEQLVIYQVGIIPSQYYEVLGKKDFSGFKTLTAVAVTLIIVNSTLKSFDQFICNMMYVNWRKSLTEYLHSCYFQGQVYYSLLVLREDIDNPDQRISQDVERFCRQLSSMVSKLVISPFTLAYYTYQCFHSTGWLGPVSIFGYFVIGTMINKVLMSPIVSKLVQQEKLEGDFRFKHMQIRVNAEPAAFYRAGRVEHMRTNRRLQSLLKTQRELIGKELWLYIGINTFDYLGSILSYVVIAIPIFSGVYGDLSPTELSSLVSKNAFVSIYLIGCFSQLIDLSSTVTDIAGYTHRIGELQETLLSLGRKKNGNYSEAKTSWDLDGSHSGEDPVPSDTAFLLERVTLSVPSSDKLLIKDLSLRISQGNSVMIVGNTGTGKTSLLRVLGGLWESTRGSIRMMTCFGPRGVVFLPQRPFFTDGSLREQVIYPLKEIYPLSGSADDERIVRFLELAGLTDLLARTGGLDEQVDWNWYDILSPGEMQRLSFARLFYLQPKYAVLDEATSALTEEVEHELYRMCLQLGMTLISVGHRPSLEKFHSWILKLHGEGRWELTRCEKMKRLPSEEGH; encoded by the exons ATGGCGGGGGGCAGCGGCAGCGCGAAGGGtgccggggccggcgggcg GGCTGGATCCCGGCTGGACGGGCTGTTCCTGCGGCGGTTCCTGCGGCTCCTGGCCGTGCTCTTTCCTGGGTGGCCCTCCCCGAGCGCCCTCATGTTCCTGACGCTGCTCGGTGTCGCCTTGCTGG AGCAGCTGGTGATTTACCAGGTCGGCATCATCCCCAGCCAGTACTATGAGGTCCTAGGGAAGAAGGACTTCTCCGGATTCAAAACATTGACTGCCGTTGCTGTGACTCTGATCATTGTGAACTCCACG CTAAAAAGTTTCGACCAGTTTATCTGCAACATGATGTATGTGAACTGGAGGAAATCTCTCACTGAATACCTCCACAGCTGCTACTTCCAAGGCCAGGTCTACTACAGCCTGCTTGTGCTGCGTGAGGACATCGATAACCC GGACCAGCGCATCAGCCAGGATGTGGAGAGGTTCTGCAGGCAGCTCAGCTCCATGGTCAGCAAGCTAGTCATCTCACCCTTCACACTGGCCTACTACACATACCAGTGCTTTCACAG CACAGGCTGGCTAGGCCCAGTGAGCATCTTTGGGTATTTCGTCATTGGGACGATGATTAACAAAGTGTTGATGAGCCCAATTGTGTCTAAACTTGTGCAGCAGGAAAAACTGGAGGGAGATTTCAG GTTCAAGCACATGCAGATTCGTGTCAATGCAGAACCAGCTGCTTTCTACAG GGCTGGGCGAGTGGAGCACATGCGCACAAACCGGCGGCTGCAGAGCCTGCTGAAGACCCAGAGAGAGCTGATAGGCAAGGAGCTGTGGCTATACA TTGGGATCAACACCTTTGATTATTTGGGCAGCATCCTGAGCTACGTGGTCATTGCCATTCCCATCTTTTCTGGTGTCTATGGCGACCTGAGTCCAACAGAGCTCAGTTCCCTTGTCAGCAAG AATGCCTTTGTTTCCATCTACCTCATTGGCTGCTTCAGCCAGCTCATAGATCTTTCCAGCACTGTGACTGATATAGCTGGCTACACACACAG GATTGGCGAACTGCAGGAGACCTTGCTGAGccttggcagaaaaaaaaatggtaactACTCAGAAGCCAAAACCAGTTGGGATTTGGACGG CAGCCATTCTGGCGAGGACCCAGTGCCAAGCGACACAGCTTTTCTTCTGGAGCGAGTGACACTCTCAGTACCATCCTCTGACAAGCTGCTCATCAAGGACTTGAGCCTCAGGATATCTCAAGGAAACAGTGTGATGATTGTGGGAAACACTGGTACAGGGAAGACATCTCTGCTTAGGGTCCTCGGAGGACTCTGGGAGAGCACACGAG GGAGCATCAGGATGATGACCTGCTTTGGCCCCCGAGGAGTGGTGTTCCTACCGCAGAGGCCCTTCTTCACTGATGGAAGCCTGCGTGAGCAG GTGATCTATCCCTTGAAGGAGATCTATCCACTTTCAG GGTCTGCAGATGATGAGAGGATTGTGCGATTTCTGGAGTTGGCTGGGCTG ACAGATTTGCTGGCAAGGACTGGAGGACTGGATGAACAGGTGGACTGGAACTG GTATGACATCCTGTCCCCAGGGGAGATGCAGAGACTCTCATTTGCACGGCTCTTCTACCTCCAGCCAAAATATGCAG TGTTAGATGAAGCCACCAGTGCCTTGACAGAAGAGGTGGAGCATGAGCTGTATCGTATGTGCCTTCAGCTGGGCATGACACTGATCAGTGTGGGACACAGGCCCAGCCTGGAAAAG TTCCACAGTTGGATTTTGAAACTTCATGGGGAGGGAAGATGGGAGCTCACTCGATGTGAGAAGATGAAGCGGCTCCCCTCTGAGGAAGGACACTAA
- the ABCD4 gene encoding lysosomal cobalamin transporter ABCD4 isoform X2, whose translation MAGGSGSAKGAGAGGRAGSRLDGLFLRRFLRLLAVLFPGWPSPSALMFLTLLGVALLEQLVIYQVGIIPSQYYEVLGKKDFSGFKTLTAVAVTLIIVNSTLKSFDQFICNMMYVNWRKSLTEYLHSCYFQGQVYYSLLVLREDIDNPDQRISQDVERFCRQLSSMVSKLVISPFTLAYYTYQCFHSTGWLGPVSIFGYFVIGTMINKVLMSPIVSKLVQQEKLEGDFRFKHMQIRVNAEPAAFYRAGRVEHMRTNRRLQSLLKTQRELIGKELWLYIGINTFDYLGSILSYVVIAIPIFSGVYGDLSPTELSSLVSKNAFVSIYLIGCFSQLIDLSSTVTDIAGYTHRIGELQETLLSLGRKKNGNYSEAKTSWDLDGHSGEDPVPSDTAFLLERVTLSVPSSDKLLIKDLSLRISQGNSVMIVGNTGTGKTSLLRVLGGLWESTRGSIRMMTCFGPRGVVFLPQRPFFTDGSLREQVIYPLKEIYPLSGSADDERIVRFLELAGLTDLLARTGGLDEQVDWNWYDILSPGEMQRLSFARLFYLQPKYAVLDEATSALTEEVEHELYRMCLQLGMTLISVGHRPSLEKFHSWILKLHGEGRWELTRCEKMKRLPSEEGH comes from the exons ATGGCGGGGGGCAGCGGCAGCGCGAAGGGtgccggggccggcgggcg GGCTGGATCCCGGCTGGACGGGCTGTTCCTGCGGCGGTTCCTGCGGCTCCTGGCCGTGCTCTTTCCTGGGTGGCCCTCCCCGAGCGCCCTCATGTTCCTGACGCTGCTCGGTGTCGCCTTGCTGG AGCAGCTGGTGATTTACCAGGTCGGCATCATCCCCAGCCAGTACTATGAGGTCCTAGGGAAGAAGGACTTCTCCGGATTCAAAACATTGACTGCCGTTGCTGTGACTCTGATCATTGTGAACTCCACG CTAAAAAGTTTCGACCAGTTTATCTGCAACATGATGTATGTGAACTGGAGGAAATCTCTCACTGAATACCTCCACAGCTGCTACTTCCAAGGCCAGGTCTACTACAGCCTGCTTGTGCTGCGTGAGGACATCGATAACCC GGACCAGCGCATCAGCCAGGATGTGGAGAGGTTCTGCAGGCAGCTCAGCTCCATGGTCAGCAAGCTAGTCATCTCACCCTTCACACTGGCCTACTACACATACCAGTGCTTTCACAG CACAGGCTGGCTAGGCCCAGTGAGCATCTTTGGGTATTTCGTCATTGGGACGATGATTAACAAAGTGTTGATGAGCCCAATTGTGTCTAAACTTGTGCAGCAGGAAAAACTGGAGGGAGATTTCAG GTTCAAGCACATGCAGATTCGTGTCAATGCAGAACCAGCTGCTTTCTACAG GGCTGGGCGAGTGGAGCACATGCGCACAAACCGGCGGCTGCAGAGCCTGCTGAAGACCCAGAGAGAGCTGATAGGCAAGGAGCTGTGGCTATACA TTGGGATCAACACCTTTGATTATTTGGGCAGCATCCTGAGCTACGTGGTCATTGCCATTCCCATCTTTTCTGGTGTCTATGGCGACCTGAGTCCAACAGAGCTCAGTTCCCTTGTCAGCAAG AATGCCTTTGTTTCCATCTACCTCATTGGCTGCTTCAGCCAGCTCATAGATCTTTCCAGCACTGTGACTGATATAGCTGGCTACACACACAG GATTGGCGAACTGCAGGAGACCTTGCTGAGccttggcagaaaaaaaaatggtaactACTCAGAAGCCAAAACCAGTTGGGATTTGGACGG CCATTCTGGCGAGGACCCAGTGCCAAGCGACACAGCTTTTCTTCTGGAGCGAGTGACACTCTCAGTACCATCCTCTGACAAGCTGCTCATCAAGGACTTGAGCCTCAGGATATCTCAAGGAAACAGTGTGATGATTGTGGGAAACACTGGTACAGGGAAGACATCTCTGCTTAGGGTCCTCGGAGGACTCTGGGAGAGCACACGAG GGAGCATCAGGATGATGACCTGCTTTGGCCCCCGAGGAGTGGTGTTCCTACCGCAGAGGCCCTTCTTCACTGATGGAAGCCTGCGTGAGCAG GTGATCTATCCCTTGAAGGAGATCTATCCACTTTCAG GGTCTGCAGATGATGAGAGGATTGTGCGATTTCTGGAGTTGGCTGGGCTG ACAGATTTGCTGGCAAGGACTGGAGGACTGGATGAACAGGTGGACTGGAACTG GTATGACATCCTGTCCCCAGGGGAGATGCAGAGACTCTCATTTGCACGGCTCTTCTACCTCCAGCCAAAATATGCAG TGTTAGATGAAGCCACCAGTGCCTTGACAGAAGAGGTGGAGCATGAGCTGTATCGTATGTGCCTTCAGCTGGGCATGACACTGATCAGTGTGGGACACAGGCCCAGCCTGGAAAAG TTCCACAGTTGGATTTTGAAACTTCATGGGGAGGGAAGATGGGAGCTCACTCGATGTGAGAAGATGAAGCGGCTCCCCTCTGAGGAAGGACACTAA
- the ABCD4 gene encoding lysosomal cobalamin transporter ABCD4 isoform X4 produces the protein MVSKLVISPFTLAYYTYQCFHSTGWLGPVSIFGYFVIGTMINKVLMSPIVSKLVQQEKLEGDFRFKHMQIRVNAEPAAFYRAGRVEHMRTNRRLQSLLKTQRELIGKELWLYIGINTFDYLGSILSYVVIAIPIFSGVYGDLSPTELSSLVSKNAFVSIYLIGCFSQLIDLSSTVTDIAGYTHRIGELQETLLSLGRKKNGNYSEAKTSWDLDGSHSGEDPVPSDTAFLLERVTLSVPSSDKLLIKDLSLRISQGNSVMIVGNTGTGKTSLLRVLGGLWESTRGSIRMMTCFGPRGVVFLPQRPFFTDGSLREQVIYPLKEIYPLSGSADDERIVRFLELAGLTDLLARTGGLDEQVDWNWYDILSPGEMQRLSFARLFYLQPKYAVLDEATSALTEEVEHELYRMCLQLGMTLISVGHRPSLEKFHSWILKLHGEGRWELTRCEKMKRLPSEEGH, from the exons ATGGTCAGCAAGCTAGTCATCTCACCCTTCACACTGGCCTACTACACATACCAGTGCTTTCACAG CACAGGCTGGCTAGGCCCAGTGAGCATCTTTGGGTATTTCGTCATTGGGACGATGATTAACAAAGTGTTGATGAGCCCAATTGTGTCTAAACTTGTGCAGCAGGAAAAACTGGAGGGAGATTTCAG GTTCAAGCACATGCAGATTCGTGTCAATGCAGAACCAGCTGCTTTCTACAG GGCTGGGCGAGTGGAGCACATGCGCACAAACCGGCGGCTGCAGAGCCTGCTGAAGACCCAGAGAGAGCTGATAGGCAAGGAGCTGTGGCTATACA TTGGGATCAACACCTTTGATTATTTGGGCAGCATCCTGAGCTACGTGGTCATTGCCATTCCCATCTTTTCTGGTGTCTATGGCGACCTGAGTCCAACAGAGCTCAGTTCCCTTGTCAGCAAG AATGCCTTTGTTTCCATCTACCTCATTGGCTGCTTCAGCCAGCTCATAGATCTTTCCAGCACTGTGACTGATATAGCTGGCTACACACACAG GATTGGCGAACTGCAGGAGACCTTGCTGAGccttggcagaaaaaaaaatggtaactACTCAGAAGCCAAAACCAGTTGGGATTTGGACGG CAGCCATTCTGGCGAGGACCCAGTGCCAAGCGACACAGCTTTTCTTCTGGAGCGAGTGACACTCTCAGTACCATCCTCTGACAAGCTGCTCATCAAGGACTTGAGCCTCAGGATATCTCAAGGAAACAGTGTGATGATTGTGGGAAACACTGGTACAGGGAAGACATCTCTGCTTAGGGTCCTCGGAGGACTCTGGGAGAGCACACGAG GGAGCATCAGGATGATGACCTGCTTTGGCCCCCGAGGAGTGGTGTTCCTACCGCAGAGGCCCTTCTTCACTGATGGAAGCCTGCGTGAGCAG GTGATCTATCCCTTGAAGGAGATCTATCCACTTTCAG GGTCTGCAGATGATGAGAGGATTGTGCGATTTCTGGAGTTGGCTGGGCTG ACAGATTTGCTGGCAAGGACTGGAGGACTGGATGAACAGGTGGACTGGAACTG GTATGACATCCTGTCCCCAGGGGAGATGCAGAGACTCTCATTTGCACGGCTCTTCTACCTCCAGCCAAAATATGCAG TGTTAGATGAAGCCACCAGTGCCTTGACAGAAGAGGTGGAGCATGAGCTGTATCGTATGTGCCTTCAGCTGGGCATGACACTGATCAGTGTGGGACACAGGCCCAGCCTGGAAAAG TTCCACAGTTGGATTTTGAAACTTCATGGGGAGGGAAGATGGGAGCTCACTCGATGTGAGAAGATGAAGCGGCTCCCCTCTGAGGAAGGACACTAA